Part of the Streptomyces sp. NBC_00457 genome, CCGACGATGGGGTACTTGCGGGCGAGGAGTGCGCGGTAACGCGCCGTGGTGGCCTCGTCGCAGATCTCGGCGGTGGCCGGGATCTGGTCGCCGGTCGGGTTGCCGCGCGCGTCGCAGGGGCCGACGAGGACATCGCCGCGTGCCCGGATCCGCTTGACCTTCCAGGAGTCGGCGACGGACCAGACGCCGAGTGTGTCCCCGTCGCGCACCACCCACACCGGGGTGGCGACCGGAGTGCCGTTCCTGCGATAGCTGGTGATCAGCAGGTACTTGCCCGCACCGAGCCGCTCCAACGCCGTGTCGTCCATGACGGCGAGTCTAGGCCGGTCACCTCACCCCGACACCGCCGCGATCCGTCGTATCGCCTCCTCCAGTACCTCCGGCGACGTCCCCAGATTCAGGCGTACGTGTCCCGCCCCGCCCGTGCCGAACGGGATCCCCGAGTTCAGCGCCACGCGCCCGCGCTCCAGGAAGACCTGCGCCGGGTCGTCCCCGAGGCCGAGCGGGCGGCAGTCGAACCAGGCGAGATAGGTGGCCTCGCCCGGGCGGTAGCGGATCGCGGGGAGGTGCTCGGCCAGCAGGTCGGCGAGCAGGCGCCGGTTGTCGTCGAGGCCGGCGAGCAGCGCGTCCAGCCAGGCGGTGCCGTCGCGCAGGGCGGCGGTGTGGGCGATGACGCCGAGGTGGCTCGGGCCGTGGCTGACCTCCTCGGGAAGCCGGGCGAGGTCGGCGGCGGCAGCGGGGCCCGCGATCGCGAGCGCGGCCTTGAGCCCGGCCAGGTTCCACGCCTTCGAGGCCGACATCAGCGACAGGCCGTACTCGCTGCCAGGCACGCTGAGATACGGCACGAAGTCGACGCCGCCGGCGACGAGCGGCGCGTGGATCTCGTCGGCGACGACACGCACGCCGTACCGGTCGGCGAGAGCGGCGATCGCGGCCAGCTCGTCGGCGGTGTGCACCGTGCCCGTCGGGTTGTGCGGGCTGCACAGCAGGTAGGCGGCGCGTCCACCGTCCGTGACCGCCTGCCGGAAGACCTCCTCCAGCGTCCCGAGGTCGATCCGCAGGTCCGCACCCAGCGGGGCCTGAAGCACCCGCCGGTCCATGTGCTCCACGAACTGGAAGAACGGCGGATACACGGGTGAATTCACCACCACCGGATCCCCGGGACCGGTGACCAGT contains:
- a CDS encoding PPOX class F420-dependent oxidoreductase is translated as MDDTALERLGAGKYLLITSYRRNGTPVATPVWVVRDGDTLGVWSVADSWKVKRIRARGDVLVGPCDARGNPTGDQIPATAEICDEATTARYRALLARKYPIVGRLTLLGSRVRRGLKGTVGIRVTPTKRSAG
- a CDS encoding MalY/PatB family protein, with product MTRIPHETSGEPNPLQALTLDRLRRRTSMKWRTYPDDVLPLWVAEMDVPLAEPVVRAITDALTLGDTGYPAGTAYAEALADFAGKRWAWDRLGVERTAIVPDVMLGVVEMIKLVTGPGDPVVVNSPVYPPFFQFVEHMDRRVLQAPLGADLRIDLGTLEEVFRQAVTDGGRAAYLLCSPHNPTGTVHTADELAAIAALADRYGVRVVADEIHAPLVAGGVDFVPYLSVPGSEYGLSLMSASKAWNLAGLKAALAIAGPAAAADLARLPEEVSHGPSHLGVIAHTAALRDGTAWLDALLAGLDDNRRLLADLLAEHLPAIRYRPGEATYLAWFDCRPLGLGDDPAQVFLERGRVALNSGIPFGTGGAGHVRLNLGTSPEVLEEAIRRIAAVSG